One Ciconia boyciana chromosome 9, ASM3463844v1, whole genome shotgun sequence genomic window carries:
- the DPY19L3 gene encoding protein C-mannosyl-transferase DPY19L3 isoform X4 yields MQLYTYLNLTREKKQEVEREISFRTECGLYYSYYKQMIQAASIQQGLHGLVYDNKTESVRTINILERMNVYQEVFLSILYRILPIQQYVEPVYFYIYTLFGLQAVYVIALYVTSWLLSGTWLSGLLAACWYITNRIDTTRVEFTIPLRENWALPFFAVQIAAITYLLRTHLQPVQERLTLTAVFIATFLFSLTWQFNQFMMLIQALALFILDCFDMIPTAKVTWLYIIQISGLLLVCVLQFFNSMILGSLLISFNASVLIARTVQKNLKKGGLLNRLGKLILHVLLVLGLTLLINKFIKKILNLESDEHIFKFLKAKFGFGATRDFDANLYLCEEAFGLLPLNTFSRLSDTLLFCVYVFVLFLMTVAAVIVAFRNLSGSNQVQFMEKMEECTITLKPDAAYNLIHTVLFGCLALSTMRMKYLWTSHMCVFASFGLCSTEVWKLILKCIHLYTSQRTHVIKYSIPIITLLYISYKFWPGIMDELSELREFYDPDTVELMNWIKSNTPNTAVFAGSMQLLAGVKLCTGRTLTNHPHYEDKNLRERTKQIYQIYAKRSPEDVYRILRSFGTDYVILEDSICYERRHSRGCRLRDLLDIANGHIMDGLGENEPDLKPSLYPRFCEEIKKNLPSYTIHFTRVFQNKTFHVYKLAKHK; encoded by the exons GTTTACATGGTTTAGTATATGACAATAAAACTGAATCTGTGAGGACAATTAACATACTTGAAAGAATGAATGTTTACCAGGAGGTGTTTCTCAGCATTCTGTATAGGATTCTTCCAATTCAG CAATACGTAGagcctgtttatttttatatctacaCTTTGTTTGGACTTCAGGCAGTTTATGTCATTGCTCTGTATGTAACAAGCTGGCTTCTTAGTGGAACGTGGCTTTCAGGGTTGTTGGCAGCTTGCTGGTATATTACAAACAG AATAGATACTACAAGAGTAGAATTCACCATTCCTTTAAGAGAGAACTGGGCACTACCATTCTTTGCTGTTCAGATAGCAGCCATCACATACCTACTCAGAACTCATTTACAGCCTGTTCAAGAA AGATTGACACTTACGGCTGTATTTATAGCAACTTTTCTCTTTAGCCTGACTTGGCAATTTAATCAGTTTATGATGCTGATACAAGCATTGGCCTTATTCATACTGGACTGCTTTGACATGATTCCCACAGCAAAG GTTACATGGCTCTATATCATTCAGATTTCTGGATTACTGCTAGTCTGTGTCCTACAGTTCtttaattctatgattcttggATCATTACTTATAAGTTTTAATGCTTCTGTCTTGATAGCAAGAACAGTCCAG aaAAACCTAAAAAAGGGCGGCTTGCTTAATAGGCTTGGGAAACTTATCCTTCATGTACTATTAGTCTTGGGCTTGACTCTCCTAATAAATAAATTCATCAAG AAAATTCTTAATCTTGAGTCAGATGAACATATATTCAAattcctgaaagcaaaatttggaTTTGGGGCAACAAG agattTTGATGCTAACCTGTATCTTTGCGAAGAAGCTTTTGGTTTACTAccattaaatactttttcaagACTCTCGGATACATTACTTTTTTGTGTCTACGTATTTGTTCTCTTCCTTATGACAGTAGCAGCTGTAATTGTTGCCTTTCGGAACCTCAg TGGTTCAAACCAAGTCCAGTtcatggaaaaaatggaagaatgcACAATAACACTGAAGCCTGATGCTGCTTACAACTTAATTCACACAGTTCTTTTTGGATGTCTGGCATTAAGCACAATGag AATGAAGTACCTGTGGACATCCCACATGTGTGTATTTGCATCTTTTGGCCTGTGCAGTACGGAAGTATGGAAACTTATCCTGAAGTGTATTCATCTCTACACATCACAGAGG ACACATGTGATCAAGTATTCTATACCAATAATTACATTactatatatttcatataag TTCTGGCCAGGAATAATGGATGAACTGTCAGAGCTGAGAGAATTCTATGACCCAGACACTGTGGAGCTGATGAACTGGATTAA GTCAAACACTCCAAACACAGCAGTGTTTGCTGGGAGCATGCAGCTATTAGCAGGAGTCAAACTGTGCACTGGACGGACCTTAACTAATCATCCCCATTATGAGGATAAGAAtctgagagagagaacaaaacag ATTTATCAGATCTATGCCAAGAGATCTCCTGAAGATGTTTACAGAATACTGCGATCCTTTGGCACAGACTATGTGATCCTAGAAGACAGCATTTGTTACGAAAGAAGACACAGTAGAGGCTGTCGGTTACGTGACTTACTTGATATAGCTAATGGCCAT ATCATGGATGGTTTGGGAGAGAATGAACCCGATTTGAAACCTTCGTTGTATCCTCGCTTCtgtgaggaaattaaaaaaaacctgccttCTTATACCATACACTTCACTAGAGtgttccaaaacaaaacattccaTGTTTACAAACTTGCTAAACATAAATAA